ACTAATTCCTGCATTTATTTTAATATTGTTTGGACTCGGCATGCAAAAGAAATTTCAACCATACTTAGACATGTTATTGATGATACTACCTGCAACTTTTTTTTATGGCGTGGCGATGAGTAATTTGCCAGCGGGGGTTCTTCAGGGGTATTTTTATCTTATAGCAAAAGCAGCTTTATTTCTCTTACCGGGGCTTGTGGTCATAAAATTGAGAAAGTATAGATTAAGCGACTTTGGTATAACCACAAACGGATTGAAATTAAGCCTTCTCCTTGGTTTTGGTATTCTAATAATTACATCAATCACCAATGCAATAATTTATTCCCTTAAAGGAACTATCTTCTTGCCCCCATTCCTGACATGGGGTATCCCGTTATTTTTCGATGCTTTTAATGAGGAATTCATGTTTAGAGGGATCTTTTTCCTTTTTGCACTAAAAAACACTAAAAATTTAGCACTTGCCTACGTCGTTTCAATGATTCTTGCATTTGCATGGCATCCAGAATTTACTATGTTTAGAATGATTCCTGTATTTGTTCAAGGTACGTTATTATGCTATCTTTTATACAAATCAGAAAACATCTTTGGTGCCTGGATAAGTCACGGTATTAATAGGACTTTAGCTTCTGTCCTGGCACAATTATTAACAAAGCTTTAAACATAGGTGGAGAAGAGGACAACTCTCAGGAAACATTAGGTGCAAGGAAAGGAAATGAAAATAGTGAGAAGAGAGGAAAAAAAATACCTTTCGAGGCGAAGAATGGCTCTGAGATAAGGGAGCTTTTGAAATCAGAGAGTGAAAGAATGAGTTTATGTGCTCCGCCTTATTCTGATGAGAATACAGTTATGGTATAATAAAATAAAAGAATAAAAGTTTGCTAAAAAATGCTTCTTAGTTCACCATTAAAGCGTTGCCAGAGAACCAGGAGTTTTTTTATTGTCTTTAGTCCGTATTTAACAGCCCGGGAAAATGCCTTCTCCTTCTTTTATACCTCCGCTCACTCATAAAAACGCTATGACATAACCATAATATCAATATCAGCACCCAGCCGGCGGATGTCATCAAAGAAAGAGGGATAGGAAACGCTTGCGCATTCCACATCCCTGATCACCGTCTCACCATGTGTACATAGACCCGCGAGCGTCAGTGCCATTGCTAACCTGTGGTCACCGTGCGAATGCACCTCCGCTGCTTTCAAATTTCCCCTGTCTATGCCCTCTATCAATAATCCATCCGCTTGCTCCTTTATCTTCACACCCAGCTTCCGCAATTCACCCGCAAGAATGCTCAATCTGTTAGTCTCTTTGTATCTTAGATGTGCAACACCTGTTATCGCA
This DNA window, taken from Methanophagales archaeon, encodes the following:
- a CDS encoding CPBP family intramembrane metalloprotease, with the translated sequence MILPATFFYGVAMSNLPAGVLQGYFYLIAKAALFLLPGLVVIKLRKYRLSDFGITTNGLKLSLLLGFGILIITSITNAIIYSLKGTIFLPPFLTWGIPLFFDAFNEEFMFRGIFFLFALKNTKNLALAYVVSMILAFAWHPEFTMFRMIPVFVQGTLLCYLLYKSENIFGAWISHGINRTLASVLAQLLTKL